From the Polyangiaceae bacterium genome, one window contains:
- a CDS encoding phosphatase PAP2 family protein, with the protein MTRALAHVTRLWGAYWLLPGGLPLLYATVMFAIGDLRPEHVIVPALATLLAYATDKTKRFFLDVVPYLAVAFGYDLVRYARAAVLTPERVWGCGLRELELSLFSVAPGVTFQDYFAIHHHPAFDLLFSVPYAIFVYVAIGYAAYLFFVDRRRMRHYLWAFMIANFISFALWLIVPAAPPWYLRSAGCTIDLTAQPSAAALLRVDALLGVDYFARFYSRAASVFGAMPSMHCAYPVLGLLTAWKATTWRTRPIHLLYAVVMFCAAVYLDHHWILDALAGWLVAVIAVVAARRVLLRLGLWDAPVPVDVTTSSAAVAAAAE; encoded by the coding sequence CTACGCGACGGTCATGTTCGCCATCGGCGATCTGAGGCCCGAGCACGTGATCGTACCGGCCCTGGCGACGCTGCTCGCCTACGCCACGGACAAGACGAAGCGGTTCTTCCTCGACGTGGTGCCCTATCTCGCGGTTGCTTTCGGCTACGACCTCGTTCGCTACGCACGCGCCGCCGTCCTCACGCCCGAGCGAGTGTGGGGCTGTGGCCTGCGCGAATTGGAACTGTCCTTGTTTTCGGTCGCGCCGGGAGTGACCTTCCAAGACTACTTCGCCATCCATCACCACCCGGCGTTCGATCTGCTCTTTTCGGTGCCCTATGCCATCTTCGTCTACGTCGCCATCGGCTACGCGGCCTACCTGTTCTTCGTCGATCGACGGCGCATGAGACACTACCTGTGGGCGTTCATGATCGCGAACTTCATTTCGTTCGCGCTGTGGCTGATAGTACCCGCCGCTCCACCTTGGTACTTGCGCTCCGCTGGCTGCACCATCGACTTGACTGCGCAGCCGAGTGCTGCAGCACTGCTGCGCGTGGACGCGCTCTTGGGCGTGGACTACTTCGCGCGCTTCTACTCCAGGGCCGCTTCCGTCTTTGGTGCCATGCCATCGATGCACTGCGCCTACCCGGTCCTGGGGCTGCTAACCGCGTGGAAGGCGACTACCTGGCGCACTCGCCCCATCCACCTGCTCTACGCAGTCGTGATGTTTTGCGCCGCGGTCTACCTGGACCATCACTGGATCCTGGACGCCCTGGCAGGCTGGCTGGTAGCGGTGATCGCAGTCGTGGCAGCACGGCGTGTGCTCCTTCGCCTTGGGCTGTGGGACGCGCCAGTGCCCGTCGACGTCACCACCTCATCAGCGGCCGTGGCGGCGGCTGCGGAGTAG
- a CDS encoding MMPL family transporter — MSASARSTNRGVSFLLAHRRLVLTLAAVLGLLSLLRTIVTYADLRSDLEQLLPDSAPSVAALGMLRERLPGIRHLGVVIDTADPKNVEAANRFADDLAARVAGYPKELVGAVRVDVKSERAFAETHALQLMDPEDVRELRVAVEKRRDHQVTRAMGMDLLDEEEEPPPELPLEKLRRKYEAKHGKAKRLPGDRFVAEDGSTVVILVQASSHATGYGADKALLQRVQADVASLGFPDAYAPAMRVGYAGDVATRVEEMEGLAADLGIAGVVVLVLVVGVILLYFRRWRALPLLGIPLLLGTALSFAIAALPPWRVTYLNSNTAFLGSIVVGNGINSGIILLARFREELRRRLPLEAAIHTAVLGTWRPTLAAALAAGTAYGSLVFTDFRGFNQFGWIGLFGMLACWLATFALMPPLLSIWGGGMVSASNDAPVRGKPSFVMRFPRAVLLGTLALSVLAGWGVSHRSSDWLEHDFSKLRRRDSWEQGERYWGARMDSTLGRYLTPTVVMAPDADSAKRIEARLQALRANDGAGGLIASVRSIRGVLPDSRKQAIVEAKALRDVLTPKLLADLEAKDRALVERAVTDAALTPLTAAALPDTLVAGLREHDGRTDRNVLVFPKLGAGTWDSTRIDAFARDVRAAAHEEAPDARVAGSLLLSSDIAGAMKSDGPRATVLSLAFVLLIGVLAFRSLSLSLLTVLSVCVGVLLMLGAVAWAGQKLNFSNFVALPITFGIAADYSINMLKRYQAEGRGLTQQALSTTGGAVALCSATTIIGFGSLLVANNLALFSFGVLATAGELTCLLTAVWGLPALLTWLRRDHAVASEAAA, encoded by the coding sequence ATGAGCGCGTCGGCACGCAGTACGAACCGCGGCGTGAGCTTTCTGTTGGCCCATCGTCGACTGGTGCTGACGCTCGCGGCTGTGCTGGGTCTGCTGTCCCTTCTGCGTACGATCGTCACCTACGCGGATCTGCGCAGCGACTTGGAACAGCTGCTCCCCGACAGCGCGCCCAGCGTAGCCGCACTGGGCATGCTGCGCGAGCGGCTGCCAGGAATCCGCCACCTGGGCGTGGTGATCGATACCGCCGACCCGAAGAACGTGGAGGCTGCCAACCGCTTCGCCGACGACCTCGCGGCACGCGTTGCTGGCTACCCCAAGGAGCTCGTGGGGGCGGTGCGCGTGGACGTGAAATCCGAACGCGCTTTCGCGGAGACTCACGCTCTGCAGTTGATGGATCCCGAGGACGTGCGGGAACTTCGCGTCGCCGTGGAAAAGCGGCGAGATCATCAGGTGACGCGTGCCATGGGCATGGACCTGCTGGACGAAGAGGAAGAGCCGCCACCCGAGCTTCCCCTGGAGAAACTGCGCCGCAAGTACGAGGCCAAGCACGGCAAGGCGAAGCGGCTGCCGGGGGATCGTTTCGTCGCCGAAGACGGCTCCACCGTGGTGATCCTAGTGCAGGCAAGCTCGCATGCGACTGGCTACGGCGCCGACAAAGCATTGCTGCAGCGCGTTCAAGCCGACGTCGCCTCGCTAGGGTTCCCCGACGCGTACGCTCCCGCGATGCGCGTCGGCTACGCCGGCGACGTGGCAACACGAGTCGAAGAGATGGAGGGCCTCGCGGCGGACCTAGGCATCGCCGGCGTCGTGGTTCTGGTGCTCGTCGTGGGCGTCATCCTGCTCTACTTTCGTAGGTGGCGTGCGCTGCCGCTGCTCGGCATCCCGCTGCTGCTGGGAACGGCTCTGTCCTTCGCGATTGCCGCGTTGCCTCCGTGGCGTGTCACCTATCTGAACTCCAACACGGCGTTTCTCGGCTCCATCGTCGTGGGCAACGGCATCAATAGTGGCATCATTCTGCTTGCCCGCTTTCGGGAGGAGCTGCGACGCAGGCTGCCCCTCGAGGCAGCCATTCACACGGCGGTGCTCGGCACGTGGCGCCCGACCCTGGCCGCAGCCCTGGCCGCTGGCACCGCCTACGGCTCCCTGGTGTTTACGGACTTTCGCGGCTTCAACCAGTTTGGCTGGATCGGGTTGTTCGGCATGCTCGCCTGCTGGCTCGCTACCTTCGCCCTGATGCCGCCGCTGCTCTCCATCTGGGGCGGCGGCATGGTCAGCGCGAGCAACGACGCGCCTGTGCGTGGCAAGCCGAGCTTCGTCATGCGCTTTCCGAGGGCGGTGCTGCTCGGAACCCTGGCGTTGTCCGTGTTGGCCGGATGGGGTGTGAGCCACCGCAGCAGCGACTGGCTGGAGCACGACTTCTCCAAGCTGCGACGCCGGGATTCCTGGGAGCAAGGCGAGCGCTACTGGGGTGCGCGGATGGACTCGACGCTAGGGCGGTACCTGACGCCAACGGTCGTGATGGCACCCGACGCCGATAGCGCCAAGCGAATCGAGGCGAGGTTGCAGGCACTCAGGGCCAATGATGGTGCCGGCGGGCTCATTGCCAGCGTTCGCAGTATCCGGGGTGTTCTACCCGACTCGCGAAAACAGGCCATTGTGGAGGCCAAGGCCCTGCGCGACGTGCTGACTCCCAAGCTACTCGCGGATCTCGAGGCGAAAGACCGAGCGTTGGTGGAGCGAGCGGTGACGGATGCTGCCTTGACTCCCCTGACCGCTGCGGCTCTTCCCGACACCTTGGTCGCCGGGCTCAGGGAGCATGACGGACGCACGGATCGCAACGTGCTCGTCTTCCCCAAGCTGGGCGCTGGAACCTGGGATTCGACGCGCATCGATGCCTTCGCTCGAGACGTGCGCGCCGCGGCTCACGAAGAGGCCCCGGACGCGCGCGTCGCTGGTTCACTGCTGCTGTCGAGCGACATCGCGGGTGCGATGAAGTCAGATGGCCCGCGCGCGACGGTGCTGTCCTTGGCCTTCGTATTGCTGATTGGCGTCCTGGCGTTTCGTTCCCTGTCGCTCTCTTTGCTCACCGTGCTTTCGGTGTGCGTGGGCGTGCTCCTGATGCTCGGGGCAGTCGCCTGGGCGGGGCAAAAGCTGAACTTCAGCAACTTCGTGGCTCTGCCCATCACCTTCGGCATCGCTGCGGATTACTCGATCAACATGCTGAAACGCTACCAGGCCGAAGGTCGGGGCCTCACGCAACAAGCGCTTTCGACGACCGGCGGTGCCGTCGCCCTGTGCTCGGCGACCACGATCATCGGGTTCGGTTCGCTACTAGTGGCCAACAACCTGGCGCTCTTCTCCTTCGGCGTGCTCGCAACCGCCGGGGAGCTCACTTGCTTGCTCACTGCGGTCTGGGGCTTGCCCGCCCTGCTGACCTGGCTGCGTCGCGACCACGCAGTTGCGTCCGAAGCAGCCGCCTGA
- a CDS encoding S8 family peptidase — MQLCRRFAPTSGLLLGLFALPLGCGGETEPAVVRSPDGRYLAVVRDDTALGDAERSGARVLSSLDARSHVLAIPDEKLAAVAAHIGWLEPDARRYPSGQAMPYGVSQTTALELPPLIPGAPRTKVCVVDSGLEPHPDLPTDSSGAADGGAGPFYVDGCGHGSHVAGTIAALDNDQGVVGVSADGVSLHVVRVFADDCKWAYASGLILAVNECVKAGARVINLSLGGPDESLLERMAFDQLEADGVLTVAAAGNDGTTALHFPASYDSVLSVSAIDASKQVADFSQQNAKVELAAAGVGVLSTVHGGYQAWSGTSMAAPHVSGSAAALMSRNFAWSAAQIREAFAATALDLGDPGRDVAFGHGLVQARQAFDWLMAPPPCVPSASTEVVCNDGIDDDCDGAWDAADDDCATTTCQARATPCSSDEQCCTKRCISDPVYDYCL, encoded by the coding sequence GTGCAACTGTGTCGCCGATTCGCTCCGACCTCGGGGCTGCTACTCGGGCTTTTCGCACTGCCCCTCGGCTGTGGCGGTGAGACCGAGCCGGCGGTAGTCAGAAGCCCGGATGGCCGCTACCTGGCGGTGGTGCGCGACGACACAGCGCTAGGCGACGCAGAGCGCTCGGGCGCGCGGGTGCTGTCCAGCCTCGACGCCAGATCTCACGTCCTCGCCATCCCGGACGAAAAGCTCGCAGCGGTCGCCGCGCACATCGGTTGGCTCGAGCCCGACGCCCGACGCTATCCCTCCGGGCAGGCCATGCCCTACGGAGTGAGCCAGACGACGGCGCTCGAGTTGCCGCCGCTCATCCCGGGCGCACCCCGCACCAAAGTTTGCGTCGTCGACTCGGGCTTGGAGCCGCATCCGGATCTGCCTACCGACAGCAGCGGCGCGGCAGATGGCGGTGCAGGCCCGTTCTACGTCGATGGTTGCGGCCACGGAAGCCACGTCGCGGGAACGATCGCCGCCCTCGACAACGATCAGGGCGTCGTCGGCGTCAGCGCGGATGGCGTCAGCCTCCACGTAGTTCGGGTATTTGCTGACGACTGCAAGTGGGCCTACGCCTCGGGGCTCATTCTGGCCGTGAACGAATGCGTCAAGGCTGGCGCGAGGGTGATCAACCTCAGCCTTGGCGGTCCCGACGAAAGCCTGCTCGAGCGCATGGCCTTCGATCAGCTCGAAGCGGACGGCGTACTGACGGTCGCGGCGGCCGGCAACGATGGTACCACCGCGCTGCACTTCCCGGCATCCTACGACTCGGTGCTGTCCGTGAGCGCAATCGACGCCTCCAAGCAGGTTGCGGATTTCTCACAGCAGAACGCCAAAGTCGAACTGGCCGCAGCGGGGGTCGGAGTGCTCTCCACCGTGCACGGCGGGTACCAAGCTTGGAGCGGCACCAGCATGGCAGCACCCCACGTCTCGGGCTCGGCGGCCGCGCTGATGAGTCGGAACTTCGCCTGGAGCGCAGCGCAGATCCGTGAAGCGTTCGCTGCAACGGCGCTGGACCTTGGTGACCCGGGTCGCGACGTGGCCTTCGGGCACGGCCTCGTGCAAGCGCGGCAAGCCTTCGACTGGCTGATGGCGCCTCCCCCGTGCGTACCCAGTGCGAGCACCGAGGTGGTCTGCAACGACGGCATCGATGACGACTGCGACGGCGCGTGGGACGCCGCCGACGACGATTGCGCTACAACGACCTGTCAAGCGCGCGCCACGCCCTGTAGTAGTGACGAACAGTGCTGCACGAAGCGCTGCATCAGCGATCCGGTCTACGACTACTGCCTCTGA
- a CDS encoding cytochrome c3 family protein yields the protein MMRPSALFAAHVSLGIVTVAAQARSPEALPGPAPQLRRESIQTLLQRNRGCEHCHQEIAREWRQSRHRVAFTNDEFQEALQREPKATREFCVRCHAPERRLGAESSSSALGVACVTCHTPLGPVLATPAAGGRPAPHAVLRTASLSNGEACASCHEFAFPHPNQGLQMQRTMSEHRAAAGPDTGCNSCHMPRRDGHRSHAFPGGHDEALVKSSLKIRVTRPVSTQVRLRLTPHNTTHAVPTGDLFRRIAILVTTPGGFRHERFLTRHFEDAATRRERLDDRVYRAPRVIDVFLPKSAVNDVIHYRVTYDRVASVRPDRDDEAKLDGQIVLTEGTLSGPR from the coding sequence ATGATGCGACCGAGCGCGTTGTTTGCGGCTCATGTCTCGCTCGGGATAGTGACCGTTGCGGCTCAGGCCCGCAGTCCGGAAGCGTTGCCGGGCCCCGCACCCCAGCTGCGACGGGAATCGATCCAGACCCTGCTGCAGCGCAACCGCGGCTGCGAACACTGCCACCAAGAGATCGCCCGAGAATGGCGCCAATCGCGCCACCGTGTGGCCTTCACCAACGACGAGTTCCAAGAAGCGCTGCAGCGCGAACCGAAGGCCACGCGAGAGTTCTGCGTGCGCTGCCACGCGCCAGAGCGCCGCCTCGGTGCCGAGTCGAGCTCCAGTGCCCTCGGAGTCGCGTGTGTGACCTGTCACACGCCCCTCGGCCCGGTTCTCGCCACGCCGGCGGCGGGCGGCCGCCCCGCTCCCCACGCTGTTCTGCGCACGGCGAGTCTGAGCAACGGAGAGGCTTGCGCCAGTTGCCACGAGTTCGCGTTCCCTCATCCGAACCAGGGACTGCAGATGCAGCGGACGATGAGCGAGCATCGTGCCGCCGCAGGGCCGGACACGGGCTGCAACAGTTGCCACATGCCGCGGCGCGACGGCCACCGCAGCCACGCGTTTCCGGGGGGACACGACGAAGCGCTGGTCAAGTCATCCTTGAAGATCCGCGTGACCCGGCCCGTATCGACCCAGGTGCGGCTGCGTCTCACGCCGCACAACACGACGCACGCAGTCCCGACGGGCGATCTATTCCGGCGAATCGCCATCTTGGTGACGACGCCCGGTGGCTTCCGTCACGAGCGCTTCTTGACACGGCACTTCGAAGACGCAGCGACTCGGCGTGAACGCCTGGACGACCGCGTCTACCGTGCCCCTCGAGTCATCGATGTATTCCTACCGAAGTCCGCGGTGAACGACGTGATCCACTACCGCGTCACCTACGATCGCGTGGCAAGTGTACGTCCCGACCGTGACGACGAGGCGAAGTTGGACGGGCAGATCGTCTTGACCGAAGGCACCTTGAGCGGGCCACGCTGA
- a CDS encoding SUMF1/EgtB/PvdO family nonheme iron enzyme, whose translation MKLGALGVLGLTWVGGLAACAATDEDTGPGAGGGAATGGLAATGGTSGSGGFGGTTGGASGSGGSTGGAAGIAGMSGSGGSSGSGGAGGSGGSSGSGGGPGACPSGKGPTMVLVGAQCVDSTEVTNAQYAQFLAAAVQPQSVTGSPSSCTWNTSYTPSQAWPATGKDNFPVVYVDWCDAYAFCQWAGKRLCGAVGGGSLPYNDYADVNKSQWLYACSAKGTKKYPYGDVYDPTACNGVDYGASAAIAVKSASKCEGGETGLFDMSGNVWEWEDSCQAQTGDEDQCRLRGGSFWFNGSSDLLCANGNANDRGAKNDIYGFRCCAP comes from the coding sequence ATGAAGCTCGGAGCACTTGGAGTGCTGGGACTGACCTGGGTGGGCGGACTTGCTGCCTGCGCCGCGACCGACGAGGACACGGGGCCCGGAGCTGGCGGCGGCGCTGCGACGGGTGGATTGGCGGCGACTGGGGGCACGAGCGGAAGCGGCGGATTCGGCGGAACGACTGGCGGCGCGAGCGGAAGCGGGGGAAGCACGGGTGGCGCAGCGGGGATCGCCGGCATGAGTGGCAGTGGCGGTTCGAGCGGTAGCGGTGGTGCGGGTGGCAGCGGCGGTTCGAGCGGCAGCGGTGGCGGCCCGGGCGCGTGCCCGAGCGGCAAAGGACCGACGATGGTGCTCGTGGGCGCCCAATGCGTGGACAGCACGGAGGTCACCAACGCTCAGTACGCTCAGTTCCTGGCCGCTGCCGTGCAGCCCCAATCAGTCACTGGCTCACCGAGCAGCTGTACTTGGAACACCTCTTACACGCCGTCGCAAGCGTGGCCCGCCACAGGCAAAGACAACTTTCCGGTGGTGTACGTGGACTGGTGCGATGCCTATGCCTTCTGTCAGTGGGCGGGCAAGCGCCTGTGCGGCGCCGTCGGCGGCGGCAGCCTGCCCTACAACGACTACGCGGACGTGAACAAGAGTCAGTGGCTCTACGCCTGCTCGGCGAAGGGAACGAAGAAGTACCCCTATGGGGACGTGTACGACCCGACCGCATGCAACGGCGTCGACTACGGCGCGAGCGCAGCCATCGCCGTGAAGAGCGCCAGCAAGTGCGAGGGCGGTGAGACCGGCCTGTTCGACATGAGCGGCAACGTCTGGGAGTGGGAAGACAGTTGCCAGGCGCAGACCGGCGATGAGGACCAGTGTCGCCTGCGCGGGGGCTCGTTCTGGTTCAACGGCAGCTCGGATCTGCTCTGCGCCAATGGCAACGCCAACGATCGCGGCGCCAAGAACGACATCTACGGCTTCCGCTGCTGCGCTCCTTGA
- a CDS encoding universal stress protein — protein MLKTIVVPVDGSEGASKAAKFAGDMAKLVGAEVILMYVYDTPTASAMGLARQTREELERVKEEIAKGSFQSADAVVGVPAKHYVTFGHPAHEIVNYAKQVKADLVVMGSRGLSQMEGLLLGSVSDRVVHHAHCAVTIVR, from the coding sequence ATGCTGAAAACGATCGTCGTTCCCGTTGACGGTTCCGAAGGCGCGAGCAAGGCGGCGAAGTTCGCTGGCGACATGGCCAAGTTGGTCGGTGCCGAGGTGATTCTCATGTACGTGTACGACACGCCCACGGCCTCGGCGATGGGCTTGGCTCGCCAAACCCGAGAAGAACTCGAGCGCGTCAAAGAAGAGATCGCCAAAGGCAGCTTCCAATCCGCAGATGCCGTTGTAGGTGTGCCTGCCAAGCACTACGTGACCTTCGGTCATCCAGCCCACGAGATCGTGAACTATGCCAAGCAGGTGAAGGCCGATTTGGTGGTGATGGGCAGCCGCGGGTTGTCTCAGATGGAAGGTCTGCTTCTCGGAAGCGTGAGCGACCGAGTCGTGCATCACGCTCATTGCGCGGTCACCATCGTTCGCTGA
- a CDS encoding DUF1565 domain-containing protein: MRDTLWILVAALGLVGCGSDDDGGGASSGGAAGNGASSGGGAAGSGASGGASGAGASSSGGSGGTGGLAGSGGSGTGGTPGACGDIVTFETGKTPTQQIHVSTSGNDSNNGTAGSPVKTLEKAVTLANPGTAIVVHAGTYPGGEYLEGVTGSAAAPIWIGGAPGEGKPVFSGGGQAFQLSKARYVIVHDLEVDGPSDNGINCDDGSEYANPDAARYLVFRNLDIHDVGGTGNQDCLKLSGIDDFWVLDNQFARCGGGSSGSGIDQVGCHQGVIARNAFQQMSGNAVQAKGGSEDIEIRWNRIEDGGERGVNMGGSTGDQFFRPPLSSSAPNFEAKNIRVLANVFVGAVTPVGFVGCVDCVAANNTIVDPTNWLLRILQEKTTSGGYTFQETQNGRFSNNLVYFDRADLSTYVNVGPNTQAGTFTFENNLWFAHDNPAQSAPTNLPAAESGAVTGQDPALANPGAGNYGIPPTSPAAGAGTPIPGLSGDITGKCYATPPSIGAYEAL, from the coding sequence ATGCGTGACACGCTTTGGATTCTCGTTGCAGCGCTGGGCTTGGTGGGATGCGGCTCGGACGACGACGGCGGAGGCGCGAGCAGCGGTGGAGCGGCGGGGAACGGCGCTTCGAGCGGCGGAGGTGCAGCAGGCAGCGGCGCGTCGGGTGGCGCGTCGGGCGCAGGCGCTTCGAGCAGCGGCGGAAGCGGCGGCACCGGCGGATTGGCCGGAAGCGGCGGTTCGGGAACGGGCGGCACTCCCGGTGCGTGTGGCGACATCGTCACCTTCGAGACGGGCAAGACGCCGACGCAACAGATCCATGTCAGCACTTCCGGCAACGACTCCAACAACGGAACGGCTGGCAGCCCCGTCAAGACGCTGGAGAAGGCGGTGACGCTTGCGAACCCAGGCACGGCGATCGTCGTGCACGCTGGGACCTACCCCGGCGGCGAGTACCTGGAAGGAGTCACTGGATCCGCGGCAGCCCCCATTTGGATCGGCGGAGCGCCCGGCGAGGGCAAACCCGTGTTCAGCGGCGGGGGCCAGGCTTTTCAGTTGTCCAAGGCGCGCTACGTCATCGTCCACGATCTAGAAGTCGATGGCCCCAGCGACAACGGCATCAACTGCGATGACGGCAGCGAGTACGCCAACCCGGACGCCGCGCGCTACCTCGTCTTCCGCAACTTGGACATCCATGATGTGGGAGGAACCGGCAACCAAGATTGCCTCAAGCTATCGGGCATCGACGACTTCTGGGTTCTGGACAACCAGTTCGCGCGCTGCGGCGGCGGCAGCAGCGGTAGCGGCATCGATCAAGTGGGTTGCCACCAAGGAGTGATCGCCCGCAATGCATTCCAGCAGATGAGCGGCAACGCCGTTCAGGCCAAGGGCGGCAGCGAGGACATCGAGATCCGCTGGAACCGCATCGAAGACGGCGGTGAGCGCGGCGTGAACATGGGTGGCTCGACGGGGGATCAGTTCTTCCGTCCTCCCCTGTCGAGCTCCGCGCCCAACTTCGAGGCGAAGAACATCCGCGTTCTGGCCAACGTGTTCGTCGGCGCCGTTACCCCCGTGGGCTTCGTGGGCTGCGTCGACTGCGTGGCCGCCAACAACACCATCGTGGATCCCACGAACTGGTTGCTGCGCATTCTGCAAGAGAAGACGACGTCGGGCGGCTACACTTTCCAAGAAACCCAGAACGGGCGCTTCAGCAACAACCTGGTGTACTTCGACCGCGCCGATCTCTCCACCTACGTGAACGTCGGACCCAACACCCAAGCGGGCACCTTCACCTTCGAGAACAACTTGTGGTTCGCCCACGACAATCCGGCGCAGTCCGCCCCCACGAACCTGCCCGCGGCCGAAAGCGGCGCAGTCACGGGACAAGACCCCGCCCTGGCGAACCCCGGCGCCGGCAACTACGGCATTCCCCCGACGAGCCCCGCCGCGGGCGCCGGCACGCCGATCCCCGGCCTCAGCGGCGACATCACCGGCAAGTGCTACGCCACGCCGCCGAGCATCGGCGCATACGAAGCGCTCTAG